The following is a genomic window from Episyrphus balteatus chromosome 1, idEpiBalt1.1, whole genome shotgun sequence.
TCGCAAGTCTAGCATAGAGTATTTGTGTAAACACTTTTCTTAATGAGTTAAGCACAGCAATTCCTCTATAGTTCTCTGGCAAATCACgattaccttttttaaaaatggctGTAATTCGAGACAGACGAAAATTTTCAGGAACTGTCTCTTCACTGAATATTCTATTTAAAAGTTCTAACAGATATTCCAAAAACTCAGGGGtagcatttttataaaactctACTGGGATCCCGTCAGATCCAGatgctttgttatttttcatttttttttaaacagctaCTAGTTCAACCATTGTGAGATTGGAATCCAGTTCAGGAATAATGACATTGGGGAATGCAAAGCTCATTGTGTTTATATTAGGGTCAGGCAGAAGCaaagtttcaaaataatttgcaaGTAGATTTTCAtctctgcatttcacttacatatttgttatttaatttgttccgaaaaatgtgtcttcttattttttcttttaaactctgcctttttccttaaaattgccaaaataaaaatggatgatcctcCAGTTAGGAGCAATTtcaaagttttcgaaatcgatcgaaatgaagaatatgatattttttcatttcacgtgaaattggaaagtgatttcaattcactttcgttcGAATAgcggaacatgggcgtttataccgaaaatagtgatgagtatagctcaaaaactagacgtgataggaataaatctgtaaactgttttgattTTAGcacgaaataaagtgtttttttaagaagtatGACTCAACTGCTTGCTGcgtgtgtaaaatgtttgggatacaagatGAAACACGACTTTGGATGTGAAAGGAGGAGgcagtagtacgaagctgtcgagagcagtaaaatgctactataccactttcagtaccgcagcacttCACTCTCCATCGAGGTAGagagaacatttttttctacatttaccctcaaaaaaatttatgaaaaattttccagccccctccaaatttttttctgtttaatgtggatatttggaaaattttactGTTTTGCCAAAAATAAACACCTATTGACACTCAAATAAGATTACTCAAACCCGGAATGTTGTTAGAAACATTAGAGATTAATATTTTCCACGGAAATCAAAATTtactaaattttattcaaatgcaTGTTAAAAAGTAGTTATTTTAAGTCCGAGAGGATTTTCTATCCATGGATACACTGCCGGACAAGAACCGCAAACATTCATGTATCTTACGTCTTTACTGTCAATTTTGCGCAACTGACACATTTTAGCATTGCAAGTGGACTTATGTTTTCTTGGACACTCTTTAAATGGTTTGCCTTCTACTGGATTTCTCATGTACTCAATTACTTGTGATGCTGATACGAAGTAAACGTCGGGTTTTTTGTTCAGATAAcgaataaatctgtaaaaaaattttttttttttaatggaaggtTGTATAGTATAAAAGAGTGTAATATTTTTGCAGATACATTTTTACCTAATCAGATTAAAGAGTTCTTCAGAAAAAGCATTCaaattttaagtaggtacaGAGCTAATAGAGTTCTACCCACCCAAGAAAGATGTTTGCAAATATACTTgggcaaattttaatttatgtaaattcAACATATTTACTCACTCTCTAAATGCTTCGAAGTAATGTTCGCCTTTTTGAAACCATGCGGAATGTAAATAAATTCCAAAAGGTGCACGGTTTGTTAAGTAATGCCGATTGAAATTGCTTATCATCCAATTTACGAGATCTTTAGTAGTATCATTTGGCATGTGGATACAAGCGTCTAACATAGCGCATTTATAACCCTTAGTATCTTCCCAACTTACAAGAGGGTTTTCCCACAAGCCTGGGATAGAGGCATCAGGGCATTCTCCTATAGGACAATCTTGAACTGACTTATAATCCAATGTGTAGGGCCACAGAGGCGGCGAAGTAAAACGTGTTGTTGGCCAAGAACTATCGTATAATAAGCCTAACTTTTTAGCTGCTATAAATGAATCATTTCCCGATATTTGAAGGTGAGGTACTCGCATTCCTTTGACATCTCTTTTGTCAATTTTGGCAAAATGTTCGATCATTTCAAGTTGTTGACCAAATTCTTTGAGAAAAACATCTACAGTTGCTTCTTTCCAATACGAGGTTCCCATACCATGTGTCATGGAGTGCAGGGCTAGCTCATGTCCTTTTGTCCAAAGAAAATGTATTTTGGTGTAGTCAGTATATTCatgattgaaataaaatgtgGCACTGGGACTGCATCCATCAGGATTGcgaatattttcaaatattttatcacaATATTCAAAGTTGAGAGCTGTAACGGCATCATCAAAAGTAACTGTAACAAACTTAAAAGTATCTATATGGTCATGATATTGTTGGCTTGAGTTAAAcagaaaaaacgtacttgtgGAATCTTTTCGGtttgaattttttcacataGTTTAACATCCGAACATCGGCAGTTCGGTAGGGAGCATTTCAAGAAATCACAGGGCTCTGCCATTTCGAGGTTTACATCTACTTTACTATTTGAATTTTCTCGAGCACTATCTACATTGTATACTTGAAGAAAACCGATTAAAACCAACGTCTGAATGAACACTTTCATTGTTTTGccataggtaggtactttcgattttttttgattggATGAAAATGGCACTTTTATATGAAGcatcaaagtattttttttatcaaaaactttaCAAGAATGTATATATCCACGattgtacacagagaaaaatagaccacataaaatagaacaaaaacaataagatttctctatggttttcatccaagaaggaaaccttattaaaacaatcgggttttccttattgttttaaaatctgcaaaaaaataaaaaaaaagatgaccaggctgggaatcgaactggagacttcaaatctttagtcgcccaccttaccacctgaaccaacctgccatgaaaatattgatctcgatttttgttctagtgctaagttgcaaaaaaaatcaacttttcagtcaaattttaataagattttctctataaaaataataagaaatctccttaaaaaaaccttattaatcgttgattttaataagatttccttatgaaatgtatggacggtaaaacaatatgacaatctgttagtttttagcgggtcatatttttctctgtgtatcaGAAGTTTGATAAGGTATTAATTTAAAAGTAatgttaatgttttttaaaagagGTGTGGTCGATAAAATGGGcgattttaatgtttatttctGTACTATACGTTGACTGCATTTACCACTTAATAACACAGTTAATATTGTAGTAACTCTTAGACATAAGCAATATTTAATGTATCACACAAAATACACttcgtcgcccgagagttgttttgtcgtaaacgccaaaatgcacttttttaaactggatatgtagtaataggttttagaacgttctcttttcatttctgttatcagatttgtcctatcgtttaccgttactgagataattagtgtgcattttgtcgtatatccacaaaataagcatcggattagcgttggtttgtcgtaagcgccaacttttggcgtttacgacaaaaattctatgtatttttcagcttttttttcttcagtattggtttgtcgtacgtcgtacaaaacagatagggtagaaaatttcgaacttgttttgtcttacatgtatgtaggtatatgacccaaatagaatataaacaaatataataaacctactagaaaagtatttattgaaaataaggacttcatgtgctataaggacaacgaatttaaaaactaagggctgcattaagctttgcgctacttgaggttttgcactattcctagaggtgcaaggaagaaaaaagtgcatctgagagacatctcaaatgttgtatttaattttgtcatggttcttgtcgtttgttcctgccgctAGATACTTGACCTCATCGTCGGTCGCAAGTACcgcttataaatatgtacacttgttgatcttctatcgaacacaagatcaagaagtcgaccgtcggtcgcgggcgccgcttcgttcaagcgcgttgtcttgagcgaagtgaaaaaaggtcgcagttttattgttttattgttgtacacttattgatcttgtcacttcgttcgcgcgcgctgtcttcaacgaagtaaagtgaaaaaaggttgctgttttattgctgtatacttattgatcttgtatcgaacacacaagATCAAAAAGTCGACTGTAGTCGTGGGCGCCGAGCCCGCGGCGCCTCTTCGTTCACGCGCGttgtcgtgaacgaagcgaaaaagggttgctgtgagttttgttattgcacccgctcgcaaaaaacacctgctggtcgaaaattatttttttaaggcgccattgttcttcgctaaatttgcgttattgttttgcaaattgatgatactgatgatacttttacactattttataaagcgagcggtagaaaagtggaatataaaagctcatcaatatttaaaacatataaaaagtctaccatagcaactcctgtaaatttgttcagccaatgtcttcaaattactaaaaaatctaactcgataactaaggataagattattgatattaaaagccttttcatatttatgcctaagtcagaccaagaatattatgaagcgttattcaaatcaaaaaattagaataaattttttagtttgatatttatttaatttacttttatttatgactagactatatattaatttattaatttaaccaaacttggtttatttttattttatttctttcatatttcatagccaaaggatgacttttattttttgttaagacattttttaatttttgtttatgtttatggtcatattttttggtttttctttattttaaatctatttattttaataattgagcctctaagtcaaaccaatactacttctatgtaataagaaactattttttaaatttttaggtaattaataaataaaaacgaactgtgaacatttttttatttatttttaagtattggaatgttgtacgtgcgcctactttgtcgtacgtgtacgggatggaaaaaaagttgattttggtggcgtttacgacaaactgattttggataaaaaccttcataatttgaaaactaaaatagatgtgacaattttgacaacataaatatgaagaagatatcgcacaaaatattctattaaaaattgaaaaaaatctatcggccagttttttttttataaaagctcaaaccttaaaatgcgatttcccaaaattccaaaattggcgtatacgacaaaacaattctcaggcgacgaCTTTCTGCTTTAACCACGTaattaaactttcaaagtatgctgttttgcaataaataatGTTGGAAAACTTTCAAGTTTGCAAATTTATTGGTTGGCAGAAACTCCTCGTAACAAATTAAGATCATTTTATCGTTTAATCGAAAATATTAATTGCGTTATATCTTTGCCAccgggtacaaaggtgttaagtcataaatgatagttagccagaaaatgcgattgaagttgagctaatgtatgaaaatcgatgCATTTTTGAGaattgatcctcttatttttatgggaaagagttgctctaaatgtatgtttttgaaaccaaataaaagagcaaaaagagcttattcttATTTCTTCAAAACCCGAAAAgagcaattttgtgacttaacccctttgttcCCGGGGGCATAGATATAAGCTTTTGAGCTCACACCAGAATCAATCGGAAACAAGTTGGCTCACATGGTGGGATCAAACCACGTGCAGCTGAAGAAATCTGCTATAAGGTATATATAACTACCCTCCAAGAAATACGAAGGAAGAAGGGCCAGACTCCAGGCAAGTGAAAATTGGAGACCCATGACACCTACTACGGCGACTGCTACCGCCAACAGCGCACATTTTCATGCGGGTTCGGTTTTGGATGCAGACTCGGGCAGAATGTTCTGAATATTTACTGTGTCAACTAGCTCCTAACCACTATTCCAACCGGAACGTTTTCGACTCCAACACAGAGAGATACCTTAACGCTGCATGTAACTGGAAGGGGACTTCAATTAAATTGGTGTGCGAAATTGGAAGCAGTTGAAATTGGAAGGGGAAGCGAGAAGATTGGCTAAAGAAGATtattggttgaggcccaaatccacaatGGATTGTAGAACTCGCCACCTGAAGGCGTTGGTCACCATAAGTAAGTACATAATATATGAAAGTAAAAACGACATTTAAAACGAACATTAttgtaaaccaaaacaaatcCGTTATAACCTTGACACTATTTGTACCGTTTTgggataaaaattaatattggtttttataatcaagaaaaatcccatacaaaaatgacataGTGAAAtcgtaaatgaaaaattttgtttttcgttcTGGGTAGGTATGAAACTTGTACCAGTTTATTTGGAGAAGTCTCCACCTCTTTCTCCAACTAAAATAACAGCTGGGGAAATTAGTTGTTTACGAAAAAATggcattttagattttttgtttgtttttgctgttcattgtaATTGTATTGCATTGTCATTGCATGTTTTTCATAGATGTgtgtttgcttttattttattacttttgttTTGCAATTTGTGATATTCAACATGAATATTTGAGATTTCGTAAGCATTTCGTTGCTCtggtggagaccgacgaaaaatttcatttcgcatcagcagcggaCTAGGCTTATAGTGGAAGGACCACAACGGTAAGTTATGCGGTATCGGTATGGGTAATTGCagatttaatttagtttttttcctatttaaatttaacagattGGAATAGCTTCTggcgttttaaaaatgtactaCTAAAAATGTAATACTGTAGGTCTTCTCGTTctgcttaaatattttttttatgtttgaagtaattttgtgagaaaattgatTCTACCGcttaaacatggtaaaattgtcccttacctcatacatttttttccttaattatTAAGACAATCTCTTGATAccataatttatgaaatttaaatattataaatcttaagtttaatttaaaaaaacaatacggcaaaaGCGGCAACTCATAAAAGTTAAacgttaaaatattttgaattaccaaagcacgtttgaagaaaagatcatcaaaatcattttcaaaatgtaggaagtaaaaaaatttgacttttaCGTCAATTAACGTAGATTGTTGTAAACGGTTAGGCAAAGCACTTTGAAAACTGGTATGTGAactcattaattttaaaaaattaaaaaaaaaaaaacttcttttaaatCGCATAGTTTCGGAGTACGCAAACCTTTAAAtgcgattttcccgaaaaaaaaatgccaatgGCGTGTGGAACAAAACAGTTCTAGGGCGACGTGCCACGTACGATTCATATGTCTATTTATTACTTGTTagagtgtttatttattttaggcttctgaaaatgattttgaaaattcctATGTGACCGATAGCCAccataaacatttaaaaaataatttccaagTACAAAAGCTTATAAAATACTTAAACTTTTGTAGATATCTTGGAAGGAGCgaacaaaaataattctttgaACCAAGACAAAATAATGAAAGAAACGTCTATTGAATATCCAATTTTAGGTTTTTAGCCACGAACACCATGAACATAAATTGAACTCAAAGTAAGCTCAGAGAAAACTTCCGAATTGATTTATTGCATTTGCATCGATTTGTCCTTTATCCATTTTTCCAGTTTTCAGAATGCATAAAAATGTAAATGACGAAAAGGAAATGCCTACACATCCGCATTCAGTACTGCAAAGTAGCGAAGCCATAGCGCACAtatatttctttcctttttgtGACAAGGATCATTAGTTACATCCTTAGCTTAATATGTGTACTGAGGGCGGAAGGACAAAGTCAAAAGACATATAGAAAACTattcttttcaatttcaaacCCGATTTACTTTTCGACTTTTTAATGTCGCAGTGCTGTGACAAGTCCTTAATAGTCCTGCCAGCTCCCTTAATGTACAAGTAACGCAGCAGCGAAGCCCAGAGCGTCGAAATGGAATTTCAATGAAATGCTAATTTAAGTCAAAGTCAAGGATAAAGGATATGCTAGACATGATAGCATGGTGAATGTTtaagtaaatacaaaaataaacgaaaagaagaaaacaaattattacgAATGCAAAGACCCTTATTTTATATAATACCTATACGTGCCtacatttcaacaaaaacagaaGAAATGAATTTTATGTTCTTTTAAGTTAGAGCAGCTCCATATGGTCTTTGTTTTGTTCTCATTAGACTAAGCATCTACTTTTGTTttgattgttttgtttaaaaaaatgcaataataaTCTGTGTCTCATTTCTTTACAATTGTAGTAATCTGTCAACAATTCCTACTCGCAATACTAACGAAaacagagatcagaaataaatctcaaccttttgaaaggttccttaataactcttatttgtcgccattttcaagaaaggtcataaaataacctatatttttaaaaaagaaaaatttcggtcaaggtctgagagaaacctttattttgtatttttttatgtttcggtcaaccagtgagatttatcgctgagagaaaaaaataaatctcatctgcaaatgtatcaattcctagagacatgggagtggtgccatatgaaagcttatattctcagctatcCGATAGTTGTAttatcgggtttttggatttttttttttcaaaattccgagaaaatcgcgtttgaaaattggggtacaattttttttcgaaaaatcctcgaatttttgaacgctcctggaagcttgagagcaatttttgggagtgatgcaaatgattgtgtcatgggcctaagctttgcacattgtcagatttttaaaaaatcatcttccatgttaaatcgccacatcatgcctattttttcagaatcgggcttaacttttttttgaccttcaagctctcccggtttgagaacgcatGCACCTACAgtggtacccaaatgtaggttagagtccccgttaccttttggcatcaaaacaaattttttcatttttttaaattccgagatatagccgtttgaagtaTAAGAAGATtaaaacgcttctggaagctgaatgctttgacctagatattagaacatcggtctcctgaaatattcgaaattgcattggttgtgcttgtaATCCCAgtgactcaaatcacagtggaaaacacattttcgtctttagattttactttaagcGAAAAGtgatataatcttgggtctaaagaactttgagagtctatttagttcatacattatttaatacataacttagaaaaaacatccttttcatatttatttttgcaatacaaAGACATTcatgacatattcgacattttcctttgaattggccatttttgatttattttcagcgaaaacggttaaaggttgaccttttccatttatttttttgtaaaaatcttaaccattgagagatatttaaaaaaaataaaaaataaatctcaaccgataacctttatttttgattttttaaaataaatctcaaaccttaaccgaaactatttaaagtaatgtggtaactctcagagagaaaccgattgaaactaaaggttgactgttatttctggtctctgaaCGATAATATTAAATcagataatttttaatttgtactaTAGCTGGAGGTTACTACTATACGACTACCACTGAAGCCAATAACCCAGACTACATGATTTTTTCGATTATGTTTTTTGGGCAAACACCATCGCTGATAGCTAAGCTTGGAGCCATCGTCACCCGATGTTTCCCATTTCAGAGGGGAATTCTGTATGAAGAAAGCGAACAAACGTTTTCGTTTGTGCGAACGATTCAtataacttgaaaaacgaaCAAATTCGTTCgcgaaaaaataaacgaaaggtTGACGTTTCTCTTCTTTTGTGgtgttgatttttaaaatttggatttggtaaataaacaaaattcgaaATAAAGGCCGAAAtattatctttatttttggaattcttgcaacttttaattttttaaagcttgCAGCTTTTACAAACATCCAGATGTTATTATTCTTTAAGAAAAAGAGTTGGGGTCTAACACTTGATTAAGTAAATAAACTCGATTTAATTCACACGAGTccttaatcctttttttttgttgcagtcTCTGTACGTCTCTTGATGTGTTACTATGTTTTGTTCCCGATACTTTGTGGTAGATATGCCAATCACTGTGGTTAACATTGTGTCGTGCTTCGCAAAAACTCGGCGAAAAGTTGTGAAGAAATCGTCTATTCCGCATTTCATTTTCAATAGGTAccccaaaaaagttaaaaaaaagattctGAGTAAAATCTAGGGAACGCACTCGATATCCacacacccagagaaaaaacgcatagtaatttttaatacgTTCTACATTAACTCAATGGCGAAAactatattcattaattttctaaaaagcgtcctatgcttaagttacagtttgtcacatcaatttttataagtgagatggcacagtggtaaagcacaagcttgtcaacccaggtatagcaggttcgacccccagcggatgccagttttacttttttttttatgtgtgaacaacttagatttaaagtgtgctactttgattcaatcattttccactttagtctaaaaatgtagtgattttccattgattcaaagtggtttccattgattttacgttgtttttttgcTCAGTGCATGGTCGGTAACATCAAAGAACTTAAAACGTTAATTTCAGTGCAACCCTTTAACAAGGCACACCCAGAAGagaaagatttgttttttaaaatcttttataaGTCGCCCGCGTGTTATTCCTTTTTGATCAGCATTGGATTTAAACTGCAATCCGTAAGCTCTATTAACCTATGGCATTCGGACAGGAAAAGCGTGCTCCTCTTCGATGAAATGTACATTAAatgaaatgcacgactgggtcgcacgtacttcctcttgcagttcaaaacacTTTATTGTTAGATTACTTGTACATTTTAAGAGTTACctttacatatataaattttaaggaaattttgttgatgGTTGGGAAGAGGAGAGCCCgaatttagggcaaaattttgtcaaatgaatttttttggtttttttttgacttttttttcagaaaaaactaaaaattaacttttattgcACTTGCTTTGCAAAGTTTaaccaaaatcgttagagccgttttcaagtaatttgctataacttaatttgtaccaaatttgaagaaaatccgtccacctgtttaagctgtggaaatgtgtacagatggactcACGGACGCAAAGACGGACGGACGGAATTTCGGacctctccatcatcgtaattttggttttgaataaaacctaatttttttgacacgaaacgaatagagcaagtaaaaagaactGGAATACAACAGTAAGAATAACATCATATACGGCCTGACGGACTTTGGAGAATTTGGAAAGACCCAGATCAAAGGCCTTCGAGGACTCAACAAAAACTGGAACCTTAGCATATTATTTTAGACCATCAAATGGAGATATGATAGCTTA
Proteins encoded in this region:
- the LOC129906999 gene encoding chitin deacetylase 8, encoding MKVFIQTLVLIGFLQVYNVDSARENSNSKVDVNLEMAEPCDFLKCSLPNCRCSDVKLCEKIQTEKIPQFVTVTFDDAVTALNFEYCDKIFENIRNPDGCSPSATFYFNHEYTDYTKIHFLWTKGHELALHSMTHGMGTSYWKEATVDVFLKEFGQQLEMIEHFAKIDKRDVKGMRVPHLQISGNDSFIAAKKLGLLYDSSWPTTRFTSPPLWPYTLDYKSVQDCPIGECPDASIPGLWENPLVSWEDTKGYKCAMLDACIHMPNDTTKDLVNWMISNFNRHYLTNRAPFGIYLHSAWFQKGEHYFEAFREFIRYLNKKPDVYFVSASQVIEYMRNPVEGKPFKECPRKHKSTCNAKMCQLRKIDSKDVRYMNVCGSCPAVYPWIENPLGLKITTF